A region of Candidatus Neomarinimicrobiota bacterium DNA encodes the following proteins:
- the rpmC gene encoding 50S ribosomal protein L29, with translation MKREELRQISEDELRSRLVQDLEELENLRFQKALQQLENPLRIRHLRREIAQIKTILREIQLSIRQPGGGE, from the coding sequence GTGAAACGGGAAGAACTGCGACAGATTTCCGAGGACGAGCTGAGATCCAGACTGGTTCAGGATCTGGAAGAGCTGGAAAACCTTCGGTTTCAGAAGGCGCTCCAGCAGCTGGAGAATCCTTTGAGAATTCGTCATTTGAGAAGAGAAATAGCGCAGATCAAGACCATTCTCCGGGAGATTCAACTGAGTATCAGGCAACCGGGGGGTGGGGAATAG
- the rpsQ gene encoding 30S ribosomal protein S17 gives MNARGKKQVLEGRVVSDKMEKTVLVEVFRRFRHPVYGKYVRKKKKYAAHVENQECRAGDTVRIISSRPISKRKRWRVIEVIRKAKGS, from the coding sequence ATGAATGCTAGAGGAAAGAAGCAGGTCCTCGAGGGACGCGTCGTCAGCGACAAAATGGAGAAGACAGTCCTGGTGGAGGTTTTCCGCCGTTTTCGCCATCCCGTATACGGGAAGTATGTCAGAAAGAAGAAAAAATATGCGGCTCATGTTGAAAACCAAGAGTGTCGTGCAGGAGATACAGTGAGGATCATTTCTTCCCGCCCAATTAGCAAGCGGAAGCGGTGGCGCGTCATAGAAGTGATCAGAAAAGCCAAGGGAAGCTAG
- the rpsC gene encoding 30S ribosomal protein S3 — MGQKTHPTGFRLGINKPWSSNWFANREFADLVAEDIKLRKYVFKRLPNAGVSRIDIDRTSRMVTLTIHTSRPGIVIGKGGEEVDRLKEEIKRLTDRETQVNVSEIKRPELDAYLVGENIAHQLTRKINYRRAVKKAIQSAMRMGSEGIRIRVAGRLGGAEIARSQTFHEGKVPLQTLRSDIDFAIAEARTTYGKIGIKVWICSGEIPT, encoded by the coding sequence ATGGGGCAGAAGACACATCCCACCGGTTTTCGACTGGGCATCAACAAGCCCTGGAGTTCGAACTGGTTCGCAAATCGAGAATTCGCCGACCTCGTGGCTGAAGACATTAAGTTGAGAAAATACGTGTTCAAGCGCCTACCGAACGCAGGGGTATCCAGGATCGATATTGACCGTACGTCAAGGATGGTTACCCTCACTATCCATACCTCTCGTCCAGGAATAGTCATCGGGAAAGGGGGAGAGGAGGTTGACCGGTTGAAGGAAGAGATTAAGAGACTGACGGATAGAGAGACTCAGGTGAATGTATCGGAAATCAAGCGTCCGGAGCTGGATGCCTATCTTGTGGGCGAGAATATCGCCCATCAACTCACGAGGAAGATCAATTATCGTCGAGCGGTCAAGAAGGCTATCCAGTCGGCGATGAGAATGGGGTCGGAGGGTATCAGAATACGAGTAGCCGGCCGCCTGGGGGGAGCGGAAATTGCCCGGTCGCAGACGTTTCATGAGGGAAAGGTTCCTCTTCAGACGCTTCGTTCTGATATCGATTTCGCCATTGCCGAGGCTCGTACCACTTATGGCAAAATCGGCATCAAGGTGTGGATTTGCAGTGGGGAGATACCCACCTGA
- the rplN gene encoding 50S ribosomal protein L14: MIQTETRLKVADNTGAKEVLCFKVLGGTRRRYATLGDTVVVTVKQAMAGGMVKKGDISRAVIVRTRKEVRRIDGSYVRFDDNAAVLLTEKGEPLGTRIFGPVARELRDKGYMKIVSMAPEVI, translated from the coding sequence ATGATTCAGACGGAAACTCGGCTGAAAGTGGCAGACAATACGGGCGCAAAAGAAGTGTTATGCTTCAAAGTACTTGGAGGGACGCGCCGTCGTTATGCCACGTTGGGGGACACGGTGGTTGTGACAGTAAAGCAGGCGATGGCGGGAGGCATGGTTAAGAAAGGGGACATTTCGAGGGCGGTGATTGTAAGAACGAGGAAAGAAGTACGGAGGATTGACGGTTCTTATGTCCGATTCGATGATAACGCCGCAGTTCTGCTCACGGAAAAAGGGGAACCGCTGGGGACGAGAATATTCGGGCCCGTGGCCCGGGAGTTGAGAGACAAGGGGTATATGAAGATCGTGTCCATGGCCCCAGAGGTGATATAA
- the rplP gene encoding 50S ribosomal protein L16 — translation MLEPGKVKWRKHHRGRRKGLATRGNHVVYGSYGLKTTEPGWITARQIEAARVAIIRRIRKHGRMWIRIFPDKPVTKKPAEVRMGKGKGPPDHWVAVVKPGRVLFEIEGVDRDLAAEAFRIAGFKLPVRTRLTERRESGS, via the coding sequence ATGCTAGAGCCTGGAAAAGTGAAATGGCGCAAACACCATCGCGGGAGGCGAAAGGGCCTTGCCACGAGAGGGAATCACGTTGTTTATGGCAGCTATGGCCTGAAGACGACTGAACCCGGTTGGATTACCGCGCGTCAGATTGAAGCTGCACGTGTGGCCATCATTCGCAGGATCAGAAAGCACGGCAGGATGTGGATTCGAATTTTTCCCGACAAACCGGTGACCAAGAAGCCGGCAGAAGTTCGCATGGGCAAGGGCAAGGGACCCCCTGACCATTGGGTGGCGGTGGTGAAACCGGGTCGAGTCCTTTTTGAGATCGAAGGGGTGGACAGAGATCTCGCAGCGGAGGCTTTCAGAATCGCGGGATTCAAGCTCCCGGTAAGGACAAGACTTACGGAAAGACGGGAATCGGGGAGCTAG
- the rplV gene encoding 50S ribosomal protein L22, with protein MESRAEARSIRQSASKVRKVLETVRGQDVETALSILHFTPLKASVVIEKTIHSAVSNILQTEEGKTLEPGNLFIKEAFVDAGPTMKRFRPAAMGRASRILKRTSHLTIVLGDSAS; from the coding sequence ATGGAGTCGAGAGCTGAAGCGCGATCTATTCGTCAATCTGCGTCAAAGGTACGGAAAGTCCTGGAAACAGTACGGGGACAGGATGTTGAGACGGCTCTCAGCATTCTCCATTTCACTCCGTTAAAAGCGTCCGTAGTCATTGAGAAGACCATCCATTCTGCCGTGTCGAACATTTTACAGACTGAAGAGGGGAAAACTCTCGAGCCGGGAAATCTCTTCATCAAGGAGGCTTTCGTGGATGCAGGGCCAACCATGAAAAGATTTCGCCCTGCTGCGATGGGGAGAGCCTCGAGAATCCTCAAGAGGACAAGTCATTTGACAATCGTTTTGGGTGACAGCGCCAGCTAA
- the rplX gene encoding 50S ribosomal protein L24 has protein sequence MHIKKGDTIVVISGDSRGKKGKVLRISPENNRLIVEGVNFVKRHTKASQQNPQGGIIEKEAPIHISNVMLFVDGVRTRSAKRFLDTGRKVRVSRKTGEDIDS, from the coding sequence ATGCATATCAAGAAAGGAGACACAATCGTCGTGATCTCCGGGGATAGCCGCGGTAAGAAGGGGAAAGTGCTGAGGATTTCGCCAGAGAACAATCGTCTGATTGTTGAGGGAGTGAATTTTGTGAAGCGTCACACGAAAGCGTCACAGCAGAATCCGCAGGGAGGCATCATAGAGAAGGAGGCCCCCATCCACATTTCAAATGTGATGCTTTTTGTTGACGGTGTTCGAACTCGTTCCGCGAAACGATTTCTGGATACGGGAAGAAAAGTTCGAGTGTCAAGGAAAACCGGAGAAGACATCGATTCATAG